From the genome of Bos indicus x Bos taurus breed Angus x Brahman F1 hybrid chromosome 14, Bos_hybrid_MaternalHap_v2.0, whole genome shotgun sequence, one region includes:
- the GPAA1 gene encoding glycosylphosphatidylinositol anchor attachment 1 protein yields the protein MGLLSDPVRRRALARLVLRLNAPLCVLSYVAGIAWFLALAFPPLTQRTYMSENAMGSTMVEEQFAGGDRARSLARDFAAHRRKSGALPVAWLERTMRSVGLEVYTQSFSRKLPFPDETHERYMVSGINVYGILRAPRAASTESLVLTVPCGPDSTNSQAVGLMLALAAHFRGQIYWAKDIIFLVTEHDLLGTEAWLEAYHDVNITGMQSSPLQGRAGAIQAAVALELSSDVVTSLDVAVEGLNGQLPNLDLLNLFQTFCQKGGLLCTLQGKLQPQDWTSIDGPLQSVQTLLLMVLQQASGRPHGAHGLFLRYRVEALTLRGINSFRQYKYDLVAVGKALEGMFRKLNHLLERLHQSFFFYLLPALSRFVSIGLYMPAAGFLLLVLGLKALELWMQLHEAGVGPEEAGENPPHPLTQGVGLASLVAPLLVSQAMGLALYILPVLGQHVATQHFPVAEAEAVVLTLLAIYAAGLALPHNTHRVVSTQAPDRGWMALKLVALIYLALQLACITLTNFSLGFLLAASMVPAAAITKPSGPRALYAALLVLTSPAATLLGSLFLWRELQEAPLSLTEGWQLFLATLAQGVLEHHTYGALLFPLLALGLYPCWLLFWNVLFWK from the exons ATGGGCCTCCTGTCGGACCCGGTGCGCCGGCGCGCCCTCGCCCGTCTCGTGCTGCGCCTCAACGCGCCGCTCTG CGTGCTGAGCTATGTGGCGGGCATCGCTTGGTTCCTGGCGCTGGCTTTCCCGCCGCTGACCCAGCGCACTTACATGTCGGAGAATGCCATGGGCTCCACCATGGTGGAGGAGCAGTTTGCGGGCGGAGACCGTGCCCGGAGCCTTGCCCGGGACTTCGCTGCCCACCGCAGGAAGTCGGG GGCTCTGCCAGTGGCCTGGCTGGAGCGGACGATGCGGTCAGTGGGGCTGGAGGTCTACACGCAGAGTTTCTCCCGGAAACTGCCCTTTCCAGATGAGACCCACGAGCGCTAT ATGGTGTCGGGCATCAACGTGTATGGCATCCTCCGGGCACCTCGCGCTGCCAGCACGGAGTCCCTGGTGCTCACCGTGCCCTGTGGCCCTGACTCTACCAACAGCCAGGCTGTCGGGTTGATGCTGGCTCTTGCTGCCCACTTCCGGG GGCAGATTTACTGGGCCAAAGACATCATCTTCCTGGTGACGGAACACGACCTCCTGGGCACTGAGGCTTGGCTTGAAGCCTACCACGACGTCAACATCACTG GTATGCAGTCATCGCCCCTGCAGGGCCGGGCTGGGGCCATCCAGGCAGCTGTGGCCCTGGAGCTGAGCAGCGATGTGGTCACTAGCCTCGACGTGGCCGTGGAGGGGCTCAATGGACAGCTGCCCAACCTGGACCTGCTCAACCTCTTCCAGACCTTCTGCCAGAAAGGGGGGCTGTTGTGCACGCTGCAGGGCAAG CTGCAACCCCAGGACTGGACCTCAATAGATGGGCCACTGCAGAGTGTACAAACGCTGCTGCTCATGGTTCTGCAGCAGGCCTCCGGCCGCCCCCACGGTGCCCATGGCCTCTTCCTGCGCTACCGCGTGGAGGCCTTGACCCTCCGTGGCATCAATAGCTTCCGCCAGTATAAGTATGATCTGGTGGCAGTGGGCAA GGCTCTGGAGGGCATGTTCCGCAAGCTCAACCATCTTCTGGAGCGCCTGCACCAGTCCTTCTTCTTCTACCTGCTCCCTGCGCTCTCCCGCTTCGTCTCCATTGGCCTCTACATGCCGGCCGCCGGTTTTTTGCTCCTGGTCCTCGGTCTCAAG GCTCTGGAACTGTGGATGCAGCTGCATGAGGCTGGAGTGGGTCCTGAGGAGGCTGGGGAGAATCCCCCCCACCCTCTAACACAG GGTGTGGGGCTGGCCTCGCTTGTGGCACCCTTGCTGGTCTCCCAGGCCATGGGCCTGGCACTCTACATCCTACCAGTGCTGGGTCAACACGTGGCCACCCAGCACTTCCCCGTGGCTGAGGCCGAGGCCGTGGTGCTGACGCTGCTGGCCATCTATGCAGCTGGCCTGGCACTGCCACACAACACCCACCG GGTGGTGAGCACACAGGCCCCAGACAGGGGCTGGATGGCACTGAAGCTGGTGGCCCTCATCTACCTGGCACTACAACTGGCCTGCATCACCCTCACCAActtctctctgggcttcctacTGGCTGCCAGCATGGTACCCGCTGCTGCCATCACCAAGCCCTCTGGGCCCCG GGCGCTCTACGCTGCCCTGCTGGTGCTGACGAGCCCAGCAGCTACACTCCTGGGCAGCCTGTTCCTGTGGCGGGAGCTGCAGGAGGCACCGCTCTCCCTGACCGAGGGCTGGCAGCTCTTCCTGGCCACGCTGGCCCAGGGCGTGCTGGAGCACCACACCTACGGCGCCCTGCTCTTCCCACTGCTGGCTCTGGGCCTCTACCCCTGCTGGCTGCTCTTCTGGAACGTGCTCTTCTGGAAGTGA
- the EXOSC4 gene encoding exosome complex component RRP41 translates to MAGLELLSDQGYRVDGRRAGELRKIQARMGVFAQADGSAYIEQGNTKALAVVYGPHEIRGSRARALPDRALVNCQYSSATFSTGERKRRPHGDRKSCEMGLQLRQTFEAAILTQLHPRSQIDIYVQVLQADGGTYAACVNAATLAVLDAGIPMRDFVCACSAGFVDGTALADLSHVEEAAGGPQLALALLPASGQIALLEMDARLHEDHLEQVLEAAARASRDVHTVLDRVVRQHVQEASVLLGD, encoded by the exons ATGGCTGGGCTGGAGCTCCTATCGGACCAGGGCTACCGAGTGGACGGGCGGCGCGCTGGGGAGCTGCGCAAGATCCAGGCGCGGATGGGTGTATTCGCGCAGGCCGACGGTTCGGCCTACATCGAACAGGGCAACACCAAGGCACTGGCGGTGGTCTACGGGCCTCACGAG aTCCGAGGCTCCCGGGCACGAGCCCTGCCTGACCGGGCCCTGGTAAACTGTCAGTACAGTTCTGCAACCTTCAGCACAGGGGAACGCAAACGGCGGCCACACGGGGACCGCAAGTCCTGCGAGATGGGTCTGCAGCTGCGTCAGACCTTCGAGGCAGCCATCCTTACACAGCTGCACCCACGCTCCCAGATTGACATCTATGTGCAG GTGCTGCAGGCAGACGGCGGGACCTATGCAGCTTGTGTGAATGCAGCCACGCTGGCAGTGTTGGACGCAGGGATACCCATGCGGGACtttgtgtgtgcctgctcagctggcttTGTGGATGGAACAGCCTTGGCAGACCTCAGCCACGTGGAGGAAGCAGCTGGGGGCCCCCAGCTGGCCCTGGCCTTGCTACCAGCCTCAGGCCAGATTGCACTGCTTGAGATGGATGCCAGGCTGCATGAGGACCACCTGGAGCAGGTGCTAGAGGCGGCTGCCCGGGCTTCCCGGGATGTACACACCGTACTGGACCGTGTGGTCCGGCAGCATGTACAAGAGGCCTCTGTCTTGCTGGGGGACTGA